In a single window of the Montipora capricornis isolate CH-2021 chromosome 11, ASM3666992v2, whole genome shotgun sequence genome:
- the LOC138023200 gene encoding E3 ubiquitin-protein ligase TRIM71-like: MDVQQLFKNLKKEAQCPLCIETVKNPKILPCLHSSCLGCLDRHATFARRQLKATTKYPVCQTSFQIPETGTFENLPSSFHLNRLVDVLALEDGSAQSQRCNSCDENNTATCYCFVCQDFLCASCFEAHQRLKASRGHRNVLMEKLQAQDVQELIHRPVMCSQQYHEDQPLEFYCEDCKVLICHKCTVVSHDRHSKTDTQKAAQEQKMQMADAVAKVKAEMVRYESEIKKQTALRNKNKVEILNEEKKMTDTVEKLIRDLREHERKMKDKFREIYEAEQKHHATRLENFELVATQLKSCFERCQSIVDRNFSVEILQTNHAILGRCNELLNLRKPDLYMSPHVHYLVEKKLDLMDRVVVSKTDLSKCLAEGQDSKEVKERKETYFVIVTKDSEGFQCYQQDDKIKVDILTPEGDQLKTDIKDTKDGKYKVTYTPQCAGQHRVEILVNGQPLTGSPWIVQVHQHEYQFAFQFGSKGKGRGEFDGINDIDVSDKTRTIAVAEVRNKRIQLLSSEGKFRSEIKIHGTPWSVAFTDSGDLLTLVPESDNKLRLFSEEGHFIKHINYKHLDEARRLTIASDGRIIITDRSDKKIKVLSPDGNDLLQSFGAPDCDESPYYAIYHQDKFFVSYYSAKCVKVFDKTGVYLHDIGCEGSNDGQFDGPFGLVIDKYNRLIVSDARNHRLQLFTLSGKFLSKIDGQYFKNGFPSTVAINSGGNLIVADVGNSLISIFH, translated from the coding sequence ATGGATGTTCAACAGCTTTTCAAGAATCTTAAAAAGGAAGCACAATGCCCATTGTGCATAGAGACTGTCAAAAATCCCAAGATATTACCATGTCTTCACTCATCCTGCCTGGGGTGTCTCGACAGACATGCAACTTTTGCAAGGAGACAGCTAAAAGCGACAACCAAATATCCGGTTTGCCAGACTTCATTCCAAATTCCGGAAACAGGCACCTTCGAGAATTTGCCGTCATCGTTTCATCTCAACCGATTGGTGGATGTTCTGGCTCTAGAAGATGGCAGCGCACAGTCTCAAAGATGCAACAGTTGTGACGAGAACAATACGGCAACATGTTACTGTTTCGTGTGCCAGGATTTTCTGTGCGCATCTTGTTTTGAAGCTCACCAACGCTTGAAGGCCTCAAGGGGTCATCGCAATGTTTTGATGGAGAAACTGCAAGCGCAAGATGTGCAAGAGTTGATCCATAGACCCGTGATGTGTTCACAGCAATATCATGAAGATCAACCCCTCGAATTTTACTGCGAAGACTGTAAAGTTCTGATTTGCCACAAATGTACTGTAGTGAGTCACGATCGACACTCTAAGACAGACACCCAGAAAGctgcacaagaacaaaagatgcaaatggCCGACGCTGTGGCTAAAGTGAAAGCGGAAATGGTCAGATATGAGagtgaaattaagaaacaaactgctctaaggaacaaaaacaaagttgaaattttgaacgaggaaaagaaaatgacagacaCTGTGGAAAAATTGATTCGTGATTTGCGAGAACACGAAAGGAAAATGAAGGACAAATTTCGTGAAATTTATGAAGCGGAACAAAAACATCACGCAACACGACTGGAAAACTTCGAGCTGGTTGCCACCCAGCTGAAAAGCTGCTTCGAACGCTGTCAGAGTATCGTGGATAGAAACTTCAGCGTCgaaattctacaaacaaatcacgCCATCCTCGGACGTTGTAATGAACTGTTAAATTTAAGAAAACCCGATCTTTACATGTCGCCACATGTACATTACTTGgtggaaaagaaattggatCTTATGGATCGAGTTGTTGTCAGCAAGACTGATCTCTCAAAGTGCTTAGCTGAAGGCCAAGACAGCAAGgaagtaaaagaaaggaaggagaCATATTTCGTCATTGTTACAAAGGATTCAGAAGGATTTCAATGTTATCAACAAGATGATAAAATCAAAGTCGACATATTGACTCCAGAAGGTGATCAACTAAAAACAGACATTAAAGACACCAAAGACGGGAAATACAAAGTGACATACACACCACAGTGTGCCGGACAACACAGAGTAGAGATTCTCGTTAATGGACAGCCGCTGACTGGTAGTCCTTGGATTGTGCAGGTTCATCAACATGAATATCAATTTGCCTTTCAGTTTGGTTCAAAAGGGAAGGGACGAGGAGAATTTGATGGCATTAACGACATTGATGTGAGTGACAAAACGCGAACGATTGCTGTTGCAGAAGTGCGGAATAAAAGAATTCAACTGTTAAGCTCAGAAGGAAAGTTTCGAAGTGAGATAAAAATTCATGGTACACCTTGGTCTGTGGCATTTACAGACTCTGGCGACCTGCTGACTTTAGTTCCGGAAAGCGACAATAAGCTTCGTCTGTTCAGTGAGGAGGGGCACTTCATCAAACACATTAATTATAAACATCTTGATGAAGCACGTCGCCTTACCATTGCGAGTGATGGTCGTATAATCATAACTGACAGGTCGGACAAGAAAATCAAGGTCCTCTCCCCTGACGGGAATGACTTGCTCCAATCCTTTGGTGCCCCAGACTGTGATGAATCCCCATACTACGCTATTTATCACCAGGACAAATTCTTCGTTTCTTATTACTCTGCTAAATGTGTCAAGGTATTTGACAAAACAGGAGTGTATTTACATGACATTGGCTGTGAGGGTTCCAATGATGGCCAGTTTGATGGTCCTTTTGGACTGGTTATTGACAAGTACAACCGACTGATTGTGTCTGATGCACGTAACCATAGGCTGCAACTCTTCACCCTGAGCGGCAAGTTTTTGAGTAAAATTGATGGACagtatttcaaaaatggctttcCTTCTACCGTTGCTATAAACAGTGGTGGGAATCTCATCGTAGCCGACGTGGGCAACAGCTTGATTTCTATTTTCCATTAA